In Pirellulales bacterium, the genomic window CGGCCGGAAAGATAGTCGCCCGTCAAGCTGGCCGGCGAGGCTTCCATCTCGGCGGGCGTGCCTTGAAATACGACTCGCCCGCCACGTTCGCCAGCGGCCGGGCCGATCTCCACCACCTGGTCGGCGGCGCGGATCATCGCCTCTTCGTGCTCGACCACCACCACCGTGTTGCCGCGGTTGCGCAGGCCCTCGATGGCTGAGAGCAAGCGGCGCGTGTCGTGGGCGTGCAGTCCGATCGAGGGTTCGTCGAGCACGTAGAGCATGTTGACCAGGCTGGACCCCAACGCAGAGCTGAGTGCCACGCGCTGCGACTCGCCGCCGCTGAGCGTCCGCAACGTGCGGTCGAGCGTCAGGTAGCCGAGTCCGACGGTTTGCAAGTATCCGAGACGAGCGCGGACCTGGTCGAGCATCATCTTGCCGACTTTCCGCTCCCAGTCGGGCAGGTCGAGCCGCTCGAAAAACTCGGCGGCCTGCGAGATTTTCATGCCGCAGGCTTCGGCGATGTTTAGGCCGCCGATGCGCGTGGCCAAGGCCTCGGGCCGCAGACGGGCGCCGCCGCAAGCCGGGCAAGGGCGGTAGCTTCGCCAGCGGCTGAGATACACGCGGATGTGCATTTTGTACTTTCGCCGCTCGAGCCAAGCAAAAAAGCCTCGCAGTCCGCCGAAGTTGCGTTCGGGCACGCCCTCGTAAATCAGCCGCCGCTGCCGCTCGTCGAGATCGCGGTAAGGGACGTCCGCCGGCAGGTTGAAATCGTCGGCCAGGGCCAGCAGCTCTTCAAGCTCGTGGGCGTAGGCCGGCGTGTTCCAGGGTGCGATCGCTCCCTCGCGGAGCGATTTGCCCGTATCGGGCACGACGAGATCCATGTCGATATCGACGACGTTGCCGAAGCCCTCGCACGTCGGGCAGGCGCCCAGCGGGCTATTGAAGCTATAGAGCCGCGGTTCGGGCGCGGGATACTCCCGGCCGCAGTCGTCGCAAGCCAACCGGCTGCTGAAGCCGATTCGCTGCCAGGTGTGGCCGTCGATGGTCATTTCGCGGCCTCGTAGTCCGCTCGCTCCGCGAGCGGATGTGGGTTCGAGCCGGTGGACGCCATCATTTACCGGAAGATCGTTCTTTTCTCCATGCCGTTCCGCTTGCGGAGCAAGCGGGCTACTTGCAACCAACACGTGGCACTGCCCGTTGCCTTTCTGAAAAGCCGTTTCCAGCGAACCGCGCACCCGCTCGTCTTTGGTCGCGCCGGAGGTCAAGCGATCGACCACCACGTCGACCGTTTGCGGCTGGGGTTCCGTCTCCGAACTCAGTTGCCAGGGCCACTCTTCCGGACGATCGAGATTCAAAAGACGCCCCTCAACGATGGCCCGCACAAAGCCTTCTTCACGCAACGCCGTTGCGAGTTGCTCCGGATCACGGGCAGCCAGCGTCTGGTAAGGAAACGTCACCAGGTAGCGCGTGCCGTCCGACAACTGCTGAAGCTCGCTCGCGACGCTTTGCGGCGTGTCGCGGCGGACTTCGCGGCCACAGTGGCTGCAAAACACATGGCCGATCTTGGCGAACAGCAGCCGCAGATAATCGTTGATCTCGGTGGCGGTGCCAATGGTCGAGCGGCTCGAACGGCTGCCGCCTTTGCTGGCCACGGCGATGGCCGGCGGCAGGCCGTCGATGCGGTCGGCGGCGGGCCGTTCCAGTCGTTGCAAAAACTGCCGCGTGTAGGCCGAAAAGGTTTCGATGTAGCGGCGTTGCCCTTCGGCATAGAGCGTGTCGAAGGCCAGGCTGCTTTTGCCGCTGCCGCTGACGCCGCACAACACAATCAGTCGGCGGTGCGGTAAGTCCAGGTCGATGTGCTTGAGGTTATGGACCTCGACTCCCCGCAACACGATAGCACGATGGACGGCCACTCTCGCTCCTGTTCGATCCGGTCAACAATGCGCCAACGATTCATCCTATGCCGTGCAAGCCAGCCATGTCGAGGATGGGGACGACCAGCGCCATGATGGCGGGGCTAGCCGCTCGTGCTTGGACGTTCGACTATCTGCTATCTGTTTGATGGGTACTGGGGCAGGAACCGCGCAGCCAGCGATTTCTCCTGGGGTGGCCTGATTGTTGCTCGAACTCATCAGCGCGCTGGGCTTTTTGGGCCACCTGCTTGCGTCTCACGTTTTTGCGAGGCATACTAACCTTCGCTATTGGTGTACTTCGTGCTTGGTCGTGACTCATATTGACTGGACAAGTTCACAACGATTCGGGCGTTCGGAAAAACTCTGCTGCCCAAAGCAGTCATCGTAGCCTTCGGCGCGCGCTGACGACAAAGATAATGACGGGCGCGTGCATGTCGTCACAATCGAAACGGCCCACGCGGTCGACATCATCCTGGGCTCGACGTTTCTGGTTTATTTCTCGATCGTGACCGCTTTCCGTGCCTTCCGCAGGCACCACACCTGAGCGCGCCGTCGGCCGCGACAATCGAGCTCGCGATTTGGTCGACCTCGTCGTTCCGCTGTACGCGCGGCCGATTTTATGCTCGAATATAAGAGTCCTGCTCCACCCGGTCCCACCCAAAGTTTCTCCGCCAGGAGCCTTCTCGATGTCGCCTGCCCCACCTGAAACTGCCGCTCGCGGAATCTCGCGACGCGGAGCGATTCAGATCGGCTGCTCCGGCATGCTGGGCCTGGGACTGTCGGGGCTGTTCGCGGCACGCAGCGCGGCGGCCGCCCAAACGTCCGTGGCCGGCCACCGCGTGCGGCGGCCCAAGCAAGTCGTGCTCGTGTTTCTCACCGGCGCGGCCAGCCATCACGACACCTTCGACATGAAGCCCGAAGCGCCGGCCGAAGTGCGGGGAGAGTTTCAGCCGATCGCCACCTCCGTGCCCGGCATTCAGATTTGCGAGCAGCTTCCGCAGCTCGCTGCACGGGCACACCAGTATGCCCTGGTGCGATCGATGACGCACGGCGACAACAACCACTTGATGTCGACGCATCACGTGCTGACCGGTCACGTGCAGCCGGGGGCGTTCTTCGACAAGGTGGCCTCGCGCGACGATTGGCCCTGCTACGCCGCGGCCTGCGATCTGTTTCGGCCGCGGAACGACGGCATACCCACCGCCGTCAACCTGCCCACGTTTCTCACCAGCGGGGTGCTGACCTGGCCCGGGCAGCACGCCGGCTTCCTTGGTTCGCGCCACGACCCTTGGCAGATCGTCGGCGATCCGAACAAGCCCGACTTTCGCGTCGGCAGCTTGCAGCTTGCCGAGGGAATGGAGATGCCGCGGTTCGCAAACCGCCAGACCTTGCTCGACGAGTTGAACCGCCAGCAGCGCGGCTTGTGCGAGACGGCGGAGTGCCGGCGGCTGACCGACGAGCAGCAGCTCGCCGTCTCGGTGCTGACTTCGAACAAGCTGACGCAGGCCTTCGATCTCAACCTGGAATCGAAGGACGTTCGCGACCGCTATGGACGGCATACCTACGGCCAGTCGCTGTTGTTGGCCCGGCGGCTGGTGCAGGTGGGCGTGCCGCTGGTGCAGGTCAACATGGGGGCGGTGCAGTCGTGGGACCATCACACGAACATTTTTCCGACGCTCAAGCGAATGCTGCCGCCGCTCGACCAGGGCGTGGCCGCGCTCATCGACGATCTGACATCGCTGGGACTGCTGGATGAAACGCTGGTCTTGATGCTCGGCGAGTTCGGCCGCACGCCGAAGATCAACGGCGTGGGCGGAAAGGCGCCCGGCCGCGACCATTGGGGGCCGTGCTTCTCGGCGCTGTTCGCGGGAGCGGGCATGCACGGCGGCCAGGTGCTGGGCAGGTCCGACAAGATCGGCGCCTATCCCGTTTCATCGCCTTTCGCGCCCGACGACCTTGGCGCCACGGTGCTGCACCTGTTGGGCGTCGATCCGGCGGCCGAGATTCACGATCGCGTGGGCCGGCCACTGCAGTTGAACCGCGGCACCGTGATGCAAGGGCTGTTCAGCGGGGCATAGGGTCGTCGTGCTTGCCGCCAGCTTTAGCGGGTGGTTGGGCTAAAGGCTTTTCAGGTATTCGATCAGGTCGGCGCGCTCGTCGTCGCTCAGCTCGCCTTGGCCGGTAACTTGATCGGGATTGTGCGGGCCGGACAGCAGATCGTCGAGACTCTTGGCGCGGCCGTCGTGCAATAGCCGGATGCGGTGATAGAGCCCGACGAGCGAGGGCGTGTTGAAGCCTTGGTATTCATCGCGCGGGCTGCCCAGCCCCACGTCGTGGATTTCGCCGTCGGTGAAACAATCGCCCCGATGGCAACTCGCGCAGCCGGCCTTGGCGCTCTGAAAAAGCTGCTCGCCGCGTCGCGCGGCTTCGCTCGGCGCGCCGCCTGCGCGGTTCGGATTCGGCGGCGCATCGAGCGACGAAAGATACGCCACCAGTGCGGCGACATCGTCGCCGTTGGGCGGCGGCCCCAGCATCGTTTCGGTCAGGCTCTTGCGCATCGCGGCGCCCAAATCGCGCTGCCAGCCGTGCCAGGTCCAGGGCGCGGTCTTGGCCACGTTATAAAGCGGCAACACCGTTTTGAACGTGCGAATCGTGCCGTCGTTGAGTGTGTCCATCACGGTGGCGTTCGTCCCGCCCTCGTAGTGGCAACTGTGACAACTATACCACTGGTCGAGACTCCGCCGGCCGTCATAAAAAATGGCCTCGCCGCGGCGGACGAGCGATGCGGCCTCCGGCCCGCCCAGCGAGATCGTCTGCACCAATTCGCGCCGCTCGAGATCGACCACCTGCACGGCGTTGTCCAGGTAGTTGGCCACGAAAACACGACGGTCGTCCTTGGCGACGCGCAGGCCCATCGGCCGGCCGCCCAGCGGAACGCGACCGTAGCGGCGTTCGTCGTGGGCCAACGCCGGGTCGATGTGGTCGCCCGGTCCGCCGTAGTCTTGCAGCACCAGCCCAGGCAGGCGATAGACGAGCAACTCGTGCGTGCCTGAGGCCGACGCCACCAGCCACTGTTCGTCGCTCGTGAGACCGATGCCGTGCGGGTCGGCCACCGCCTTGCCGCGCTCATCGAGCGTCATCGCCTGGCGCCGCGCGGGGCCGTCGAGTCGGACGCGGGCGATCCGGCTCCCCAGCACCCAGCCCGCCTGAATGTTTCGGGCGTCGATCGGGTTCTGCCGGTAGATCATCCAAGGAAAGTAAACGTAGTTGCCGTCGCGCGACGCCGCCATGTGGCCGATGTTCAAGCCTTGCAGCCGCTCGTCGTAAAGCATCCGCCGCGCGGCCGTATCGACCACCGAGATGCTCTGATCGCCGCTCGTGCCCACGGCCAGACGGCTGCCGTCGGGCGACAACGCCAGATAGCGGGGCCAGCGACCCACGGCAATGCGATCGAGCGGTTGCTTCTTTTCCAGATCGACTACGGCCACCGCCGCGGCCGCTTCCAAGGCCACGTAGGCCGTGCGACCGTCGGGAGACAGCGCCACGCCCACGGGATGGAAGCCGATGTCAATCGAACCGGCTGCCGTCAGCCGCCCATCGTCGAGATCGAACAAATCGAGCGTGCCCGACCAGGTGGCGGTCACCACCACGCGCCGGCCATCGGACGAAATCGCCAACGACGACGGGCGGCGACCGCAGGGCAGTTCGGCCGCGGTTTTTCCGGCGGCGACGTCGACCAACGACACGCTGTCCGCCGTCTGGTTGACGGTAATCAGCCAGCGTTCATCGGGCGACAGCGCGAGATCGACCGGCGAGCGGTCCGGCCCGTCGGCGAACGCGGGCACGGCGATGGCGAGATAGCACGTCGCGTGCGCGAAGAAGGCTGCGCCAAGGAGGCGCCCAACGGATCGTAGCGGCCTGTTCCGCGCTGGTGTACGAGGCATCATGCGGTCCATGGTAGCCGCTATCGCCGCGTTGCGGCAAGCGGGTTGTGGGCGGCAACGTTGGCATCGGCCCTGTAGGGAACGGACTCTGTGCCGTTCCGCCGGATGCCGATTGACGGTCGTTCGGTGCGCGCGGAACGGCACGGAGTCCGTTCCCTACAGCGGAGCGACCTGCCGGACAAAGCTGCCTAGGAGCAATCTGCCGGGGGTGATAGAGTACGCCCTGGTTATTCTGTGCGGGAGGGCTTGATGCCCAGCATTTCGTCATGTCCAGAATGCCATCGGGATCTGACCATCCCCGATCTGGCCGACCGACAGCAGCCGCTGCGCTGTCCGCTGTGCGATGCGCAGTTTTCCGCCGATCGCGTGCTGGCCGACAGCGTGAACTTTCCGCCCGCGGCGATCGTAGTGGGCGACCGTAGCCCGCTTGCACCGCAAGCGGAAGGGCGTCGGGAGCCGGGTGATTCTCCAGTGGGAGAATCCAGCGGGCTGGAAAGCACATCCGCTCACGGCGTGAGCGGGCTAGGTGCTCCGCAAGCGGAGCGGGGCGGCGAGCTAGGCGATTCTCCGGAGCCGCAAGCGGAAGGGCCTGGCGAGCCGGGTGATTTTCCAGTGGGAGAACCAAGCGAGTTGGAAAGCACCTCCGCTCACGGAGTGAGCGGGCTACCCAACGACTACGAAGCCTTCGGCCAACAAGCGGCCAGCATGCGCGTCGCGCCCAAGGTGCGACGGAAGTCAAGTCCGCTCGGCGTGCTCGGCCAACTCGTGGGTATGGCATTGGGTGGCGTCGTCGGACTGGCGATCGGCTACTATGTGCTGGTCTGGATGGGTGGGCCGCGGGCCGACTTTCTCGAGCTGCGCGGCAAGCTGCCCCACTGGTTGCGGCCGCCCGTTCGACGACACAACGATGCCGGCGACTCGCTCCCCTTGACGCATCAACCTCCTCAGGCGGTCGAGCCACCGGCGCCGCGGGAGCGCCGACCCGGCAACGACGACCCCATCGACGACGCGCCGCCGGTCACTCCGTCCAGCGGCGACCTCGTCGGGCTGGCAACCGCCGAGCAGGGGCCCTACGCGACGCGCCATGAATCGTCGCGCGCCGGGCCTTCGCCGCCCAGTCATGATGAACCGATCGAACGCTTGCCGCCGACCGCCAAGCCGCTGCCCGACGATTATCGCGGACCGCGCGGCTTTCGGCTGCGGTCTGTGGCCGAACTGCAAACGGCGTTGGACCGGGCCGAGCACGCCCTGCGATGTCCCCATTGTCTGCAGCCCGGTGCCGTGCAGTTGGCGGCGTTCACGGCCGTCGATGATGCCGGCGGCCAGCCACCGGAAGCGGAGCGTCCGCCACCGCTCCACTGCGATTACTGTCGCGGCAAGCCGGTGCTGAACCTCACCACCGGCACTTACGAGCGCCTTTGCGACCTGGCCGAG contains:
- a CDS encoding DUF1501 domain-containing protein; translated protein: MSPAPPETAARGISRRGAIQIGCSGMLGLGLSGLFAARSAAAAQTSVAGHRVRRPKQVVLVFLTGAASHHDTFDMKPEAPAEVRGEFQPIATSVPGIQICEQLPQLAARAHQYALVRSMTHGDNNHLMSTHHVLTGHVQPGAFFDKVASRDDWPCYAAACDLFRPRNDGIPTAVNLPTFLTSGVLTWPGQHAGFLGSRHDPWQIVGDPNKPDFRVGSLQLAEGMEMPRFANRQTLLDELNRQQRGLCETAECRRLTDEQQLAVSVLTSNKLTQAFDLNLESKDVRDRYGRHTYGQSLLLARRLVQVGVPLVQVNMGAVQSWDHHTNIFPTLKRMLPPLDQGVAALIDDLTSLGLLDETLVLMLGEFGRTPKINGVGGKAPGRDHWGPCFSALFAGAGMHGGQVLGRSDKIGAYPVSSPFAPDDLGATVLHLLGVDPAAEIHDRVGRPLQLNRGTVMQGLFSGA
- a CDS encoding cytochrome c peroxidase translates to MPAFADGPDRSPVDLALSPDERWLITVNQTADSVSLVDVAAGKTAAELPCGRRPSSLAISSDGRRVVVTATWSGTLDLFDLDDGRLTAAGSIDIGFHPVGVALSPDGRTAYVALEAAAAVAVVDLEKKQPLDRIAVGRWPRYLALSPDGSRLAVGTSGDQSISVVDTAARRMLYDERLQGLNIGHMAASRDGNYVYFPWMIYRQNPIDARNIQAGWVLGSRIARVRLDGPARRQAMTLDERGKAVADPHGIGLTSDEQWLVASASGTHELLVYRLPGLVLQDYGGPGDHIDPALAHDERRYGRVPLGGRPMGLRVAKDDRRVFVANYLDNAVQVVDLERRELVQTISLGGPEAASLVRRGEAIFYDGRRSLDQWYSCHSCHYEGGTNATVMDTLNDGTIRTFKTVLPLYNVAKTAPWTWHGWQRDLGAAMRKSLTETMLGPPPNGDDVAALVAYLSSLDAPPNPNRAGGAPSEAARRGEQLFQSAKAGCASCHRGDCFTDGEIHDVGLGSPRDEYQGFNTPSLVGLYHRIRLLHDGRAKSLDDLLSGPHNPDQVTGQGELSDDERADLIEYLKSL
- the uvrA gene encoding excinuclease ABC subunit UvrA, which codes for MAVHRAIVLRGVEVHNLKHIDLDLPHRRLIVLCGVSGSGKSSLAFDTLYAEGQRRYIETFSAYTRQFLQRLERPAADRIDGLPPAIAVASKGGSRSSRSTIGTATEINDYLRLLFAKIGHVFCSHCGREVRRDTPQSVASELQQLSDGTRYLVTFPYQTLAARDPEQLATALREEGFVRAIVEGRLLNLDRPEEWPWQLSSETEPQPQTVDVVVDRLTSGATKDERVRGSLETAFQKGNGQCHVLVASSPLAPQAERHGEKNDLPVNDGVHRLEPTSARGASGLRGREMTIDGHTWQRIGFSSRLACDDCGREYPAPEPRLYSFNSPLGACPTCEGFGNVVDIDMDLVVPDTGKSLREGAIAPWNTPAYAHELEELLALADDFNLPADVPYRDLDERQRRLIYEGVPERNFGGLRGFFAWLERRKYKMHIRVYLSRWRSYRPCPACGGARLRPEALATRIGGLNIAEACGMKISQAAEFFERLDLPDWERKVGKMMLDQVRARLGYLQTVGLGYLTLDRTLRTLSGGESQRVALSSALGSSLVNMLYVLDEPSIGLHAHDTRRLLSAIEGLRNRGNTVVVVEHEEAMIRAADQVVEIGPAAGERGGRVVFQGTPAEMEASPASLTGDYLSGRRLIRVPSQRRPANHGWIRLAGARGNNLRNVTVEFPLGVLCVVTGVSGSGKSTLVEDTLYPALCRRLRKDAPRPLAHDDVFGDGQINDAIMIDQSPIGRSPRSNPVTYIKAFDEIRQVFAETIDARTHNYTPSHFSFNVEGGRCDACQGEGYLQIDMQFLADVYMKCAECQGQRYRKEILAVTYRGLNIADVLDMTVREAFAFFRGQVKVQARLKRLMDVGLDYLRLGQPANTLSGGESQRLKLAAHMSAARKGRTLFLLDEPSTGLHFSDIVQLVDCFEALLAVGHSLIVVEHNLQIIQAADYLIDLGPGAGDEGGRVVVQGTPEEVSRHPESITGRHLSPALEQREAVSAALGP